Below is a window of Candidatus Trichorickettsia mobilis DNA.
AGGCCGACTGAGATTTCGCAATGACGAGGTGGCAACGAATTGCTATTGTCGGCAATTGTAAGTCCACTTCTATAAATTATTTAATTATATCAACACTAAATTCTAATAATTTATGCATAATTTTAGAATTAAGTGAGGATGGAGTGGTCTTGCCTGAACACCAATCGTAAATATCAGCATCGTTTTGTTCAAGAATTTTTGCAAATTCAGTCAATTCTGAAGAATTCATACTAAATATGAATTCTTCAGCAAATTTTCCAAGTATCAAATCTGTTTCTTTACAACCACGATGCTTGCTTTTATATAATAATTTCTTTCTAATCAAGCTTAGATCCTGACTGTTCATGATACTATATGATTATTTAGTTATTTTAATTATGGTATAATGAGCTCTAAAAATGCTATATTATTGGGACTTGATGGTGATGGCAATAAATTATATTCAAATGCCCACCAAAATATTTTGCTGATAGCTCCTCACGGTGCTGGTAAGAAAGTATGGGAGTATATTTTGTTATT
It encodes the following:
- a CDS encoding succinate dehydrogenase assembly factor 2, which translates into the protein MNSQDLSLIRKKLLYKSKHRGCKETDLILGKFAEEFIFSMNSSELTEFAKILEQNDADIYDWCSGKTTPSSLNSKIMHKLLEFSVDIIK